A genomic window from Salvia hispanica cultivar TCC Black 2014 chromosome 5, UniMelb_Shisp_WGS_1.0, whole genome shotgun sequence includes:
- the LOC125190174 gene encoding probable WRKY transcription factor 31 — protein sequence MDRGWGLTLDNSDRVGFFANKPVFGVNLSPRRSAGLTMFPGRGEESPEHREVDFFAEKKVKKEDSQAEASAARDFDVNTGLQLVTANTGSDQSTVDDGVSYAGEDKRAMNEVAQLQVELERMNGENQRLRGMLNQVRSNYASMQMHLVTMMQQQQQQQQNSRGDSTQEQEVIERKENGGGARQFLELGPEQSNSLSEERTVSGSPQNNLEAIRNKKTGREESPESESWAPGSKAPKLNPTSTNTNTNQPSVEATMRKARVSVRARSEAPMISDGCQWRKYGQKMAKGNPCPRAYYRCTMAVGCPVRKQVQRCAEDRTILITTYEGTHNHPLPPAAMAMASTTSAAASMLLSGSMPSADGGLMNPNFLARTILPCSSNMATISASAPFPTVTLDLTQSPNNALQYQRPPPHFQVPFPVSNQSPPQGFGQALYNQSKFSGLQMSKDVNDAPQLPPPPQPSFSDTLSAATAAITADPNFTAALAAAISSIIGNHTPSQP from the exons ATGGACAGAGGATGGGGTCTTACCCTTGATAATTCCGATCGAGTTGGTTTTTTCGCTAACAAGCCGGTTTTCGGAGTTAACTTGAGTCCTCGTCGGAGCGCCGGATTGACTATGTTCCCCGGTCGTGGAGAAGAGTCGCCGGAGCACCGGGAGGTGGACTTCTTCGCTGAGAAGAAGGTCAAGAAGGAAGATTCACAGGCTGAAGCTTCAGCTGCCAGAGATTTCGATGTTAAT ACTGGTTTGCAACTTGTGACTGCTAATACCGGAAGCGATCAATCGACGGTGGACGATGGGGTGTCTTATGCCGGTGAAGATAAGAGAGCCATGAATGAG GTGGCACAGCTTCAAGTTGAATTGGAGAGAATGAATGGTGAGAATCAGAGGCTAAGAGGGATGCTTAATCAAGTGAGGAGTAACTACGCATCGATGCAGATGCATCTCGTGACGAtgatgcagcagcagcagcagcagcaacaaaACTCTAGAGGCGATAGCACACAAGAACAAGAGGTGATTGAGAGAAAGGAGAATGGAGGAGGAGCAAGGCAGTTCTTGGAATTGGGCCCCGAGCAATCAAACTCGTTATCGGAGGAGAGAACAGTCTCGGGATCACCTCAAAACAATCTGGAAGCGATCAGGAATAAGAAAACCGGGCGGGAGGAGAGCCCCGAGTCCGAAAGCTGGGCCCCCGGCTCAAAGGCTCCCAAATTGAACCCCACCAGCACCAACACCAACACCAATCAACCATCAGTCGAGGCTACGATGCGGAAAGCCCGTGTCTCCGTCCGTGCTCGATCAGAAGCTCCCATG ATCTCCGATGGATGTCAATGGAGAAAATACGGTCAGAAAATGGCGAAAGGGAACCCGTGCCCACGGGCTTACTACCGGTGTACAATGGCGGTGGGGTGTCCGGTCCGCAAGCAGGTGCAGAGATGCGCGGAGGACCGAACAATCTTGATCACCACCTACGAAGGAACACACAACCACCCGCTGCCGCCGGCGGCCATGGCGATGGCGTCCACCACTTCCGCCGCCGCCAGCATGCTCCTCTCCGGCTCCATGCCCAGCGCCGACGGCGGACTGATGAATCCCAACTTCCTGGCAAGAACAATCCTCCCTTGCTCCTCAAACATGGCCACCATCTCCGCCTCCGCCCCGTTCCCCACCGTCACGCTCGACCTCACCCAATCGCCTAACAACGCCCTGCAATACCAAAGACCGCCGCCGCACTTCCAAGTCCCGTTTCCGGTCTCCAACCAGTCGCCGCCTCAAGGTTTCGGACAAGCGCTTTACAATCAGTCCAAGTTTTCGGGTCTCCAAATGTCCAAGGACGTTAATGACGCTCCACaactgccgccgccgccacagCCATCCTTCTCCGACACGCTCAGCGCAGCGACGGCGGCGATCACGGCCGATCCCAACTTCACAGCCGCCCTGGCGGCGGCCATCTCGTCCATCATCGGGAACCATACTCCCAGCCAACCTTAA